Proteins encoded together in one Deinococcus hopiensis KR-140 window:
- a CDS encoding alpha/beta fold hydrolase, whose translation MSIPPFLLLFWLTGLLSLALLGAGGWLIWEWYDNWVRDLPANPRFLVGGLLLLALTLLGRPLLAPWLGRPPQAGEEEPAPLTGGTVHRLPRPDGTELHVEEYGPADAPVLVFTHGWGLSHDEWFYAQRYFGDRFRLLLWDLPGLGQSQAARQHDDDLAHMARDLEAVLSLAKGHPALLCGHSIGGMITLTFCRLFPERLGTQVVGLVLTHTTFTNPVNTAWGARLFRPLQNPVLRPLCFLTSALWPLVWVMNRLGELNGSAHLLNHFLQFGGRETRGQLNFFTSLGQRAHPAVVARGMLAMTRYEAAGVLPALPVPALVVAASSDKATSPEASRFMTTHIPHAREVVLSPAGHLGLIEQHQAWCRAVDDFAKACFQPGV comes from the coding sequence TTGTCCATTCCCCCCTTCCTGCTCCTGTTCTGGCTGACCGGCCTGCTGTCCCTCGCGCTGCTGGGCGCGGGCGGCTGGCTCATCTGGGAGTGGTACGACAACTGGGTGCGGGACCTGCCCGCCAATCCCCGCTTTCTGGTGGGGGGTCTGCTGCTGCTGGCCCTGACGCTGCTGGGGCGTCCCCTCCTGGCCCCCTGGCTGGGCCGCCCCCCCCAGGCAGGCGAGGAAGAGCCCGCACCGCTGACGGGCGGCACGGTTCACCGGTTGCCCCGGCCAGACGGAACGGAGCTGCACGTTGAGGAATACGGTCCAGCGGACGCGCCCGTCCTGGTGTTCACCCACGGCTGGGGCCTGAGCCACGACGAGTGGTTCTACGCCCAGCGGTACTTCGGAGACCGCTTCCGACTGCTGCTGTGGGATCTGCCGGGCCTGGGACAATCCCAGGCGGCCCGGCAGCACGATGATGACCTCGCCCATATGGCGCGCGACCTGGAAGCAGTGCTGTCCCTGGCGAAAGGTCATCCTGCACTCCTGTGCGGCCACAGCATCGGCGGCATGATCACCCTGACGTTTTGCCGCCTGTTTCCCGAACGCCTGGGAACGCAGGTGGTGGGCCTGGTCCTCACGCACACCACCTTCACCAATCCGGTGAACACCGCGTGGGGCGCGCGGCTGTTTCGTCCTCTGCAAAACCCGGTCCTGCGTCCGCTGTGTTTCCTCACCTCCGCGCTCTGGCCACTGGTGTGGGTCATGAACCGGCTGGGAGAGCTCAACGGCAGCGCCCACCTTCTCAACCACTTTCTGCAATTTGGCGGGCGGGAGACGCGCGGGCAGCTGAACTTTTTCACCTCGCTGGGCCAGCGTGCCCATCCGGCCGTCGTCGCGCGGGGCATGCTCGCGATGACGCGCTACGAGGCCGCCGGTGTCCTGCCCGCCCTGCCGGTGCCGGCGCTGGTGGTGGCCGCGAGCAGCGACAAGGCCACCTCGCCCGAGGCGTCGCGGTTCATGACCACCCACATTCCACACGCGCGGGAGGTCGTGCTCTCGCCCGCTGGCCACCTGGGGCTGATCGAGCAGCATCAGGCGTGGTGCCGGGCGGTGGACGACTTCGCCAAGGCGTGCTTTCAGCCAGGGGTCTGA
- a CDS encoding phospholipase D-like domain-containing protein: MPAAFRTLACGLTLLALLLTGRGSGAVFPAGFSLGLKLLPPDLAALNGEGLNRCPPPAAPLDRLLYDRLTGEGADLSCGNRVEGLLHFPQADPAYSAQPRTPRGGFDALGARLLNTRRELLIQNMLWDDGFNAPGAGIAEAIATLRRDVAEHPERHPDGLTVRLLLGNSIRFGALLDPTANIYSAARHLLLAGVPLVGDTVPGWHLELANYAYAFPHSHVKLVVQDGERVLTGGFNITFHHLPKAAPGGRGEGIADLAMGVEGPVARHAVAAFHDGWALSQLLTCRPGTTPQDVRRDCSLTQPTPRLSVRWASPTLPAGTADVYPLYRRNGLTDADDALAALFGAASSSIDVMQSQVSGTLGCLGDVEASRGCPPERQLPVWRAAAQAVRERGVTLRLLLDYDSTLQMETLAFLRGLRAELAPLGLAGHVQARWYGTEAGLHTKAALVDGQMLVVGSQNLHHSSFGPLGLAEYSLATSDAGAVKEFAQMFAFAWARGQDVQAPWWLPAEAPRQRPVRSVLFSPPALLLPRSQTPG; encoded by the coding sequence ATGCCCGCCGCCTTCCGTACCCTCGCCTGCGGGCTGACCCTGCTCGCGCTGCTCCTGACCGGAAGGGGCAGCGGAGCCGTGTTTCCGGCGGGCTTTTCCCTCGGCCTCAAGCTGCTTCCACCCGACCTCGCGGCGCTGAATGGGGAAGGGCTGAACCGTTGCCCACCTCCCGCCGCTCCTCTGGACCGGCTGCTGTATGACCGCCTGACGGGCGAGGGCGCGGACTTGAGCTGCGGCAACCGGGTGGAAGGCCTGCTGCACTTTCCACAGGCAGACCCGGCCTACAGCGCGCAGCCCCGGACCCCCCGCGGCGGTTTCGATGCACTTGGCGCAAGACTGCTAAACACGCGGCGCGAACTGCTCATCCAGAACATGCTGTGGGACGACGGCTTCAACGCGCCGGGCGCTGGAATTGCGGAGGCCATCGCCACCCTGCGCCGGGATGTGGCCGAGCATCCCGAGCGGCACCCGGACGGGCTGACTGTCCGTCTCCTGCTGGGCAACTCCATCCGCTTCGGGGCCTTGCTGGACCCCACGGCCAACATCTACAGCGCGGCCCGGCACCTGCTGCTCGCGGGGGTGCCGCTGGTGGGCGACACCGTGCCGGGCTGGCACCTCGAACTCGCCAACTACGCCTATGCCTTTCCGCACAGCCACGTCAAGCTCGTGGTGCAGGACGGCGAGCGGGTGCTGACGGGAGGCTTCAACATCACCTTCCACCATCTGCCGAAAGCGGCACCGGGTGGGCGCGGTGAAGGCATTGCGGACCTGGCGATGGGGGTGGAGGGGCCCGTTGCCCGCCACGCCGTCGCCGCCTTTCACGACGGCTGGGCCCTGAGCCAACTGCTGACCTGCCGGCCCGGCACCACGCCGCAGGACGTTCGGCGCGACTGCTCGCTCACGCAGCCCACGCCCCGACTGTCCGTGCGCTGGGCCTCGCCCACGCTGCCCGCCGGTACGGCCGACGTCTATCCCCTCTACCGCCGCAATGGCCTTACGGACGCCGACGACGCCCTGGCCGCCCTGTTCGGCGCGGCGTCTTCTTCCATCGATGTGATGCAGTCGCAGGTCAGCGGCACCCTGGGCTGCCTGGGCGACGTGGAGGCGTCGCGCGGCTGCCCGCCCGAGCGTCAGCTGCCGGTGTGGCGCGCGGCGGCGCAGGCGGTCCGCGAGCGTGGCGTGACCCTGCGCCTGCTGCTCGACTACGACTCGACCCTCCAGATGGAAACGCTGGCCTTCCTGCGCGGCCTGCGTGCCGAACTCGCGCCGCTGGGCCTGGCCGGCCACGTGCAGGCCCGCTGGTACGGCACCGAGGCCGGGCTCCACACCAAGGCCGCCCTGGTGGACGGGCAGATGCTGGTGGTGGGCAGCCAGAACCTGCACCACTCCTCGTTCGGTCCGCTGGGTTTGGCCGAGTATTCCCTGGCCACCAGCGACGCGGGGGCAGTGAAGGAGTTTGCACAGATGTTCGCCTTCGCGTGGGCGCGGGGGCAGGACGTTCAGGCCCCATGGTGGCTGCCTGCGGAAGCGCCGCGCCAACGGCCTGTTCGGTCCGTCCTTTTCTCACCCCCAGCACTTCTCTTGCCCCGGAGTCAGACCCCTGGCTGA
- a CDS encoding MOSC domain-containing protein: MRVISVNIGQPTAMHVGNRVAVSGIRKHPVPGRVGVTAAGLGGDHVHDRKHHGGPDQAVYVYTREDYDHWNELLGRTLEPGTFGENLLVSGLESAGVGIGERFRIGKVLLEATAARIPCGTLGARMDDAGFVKRFARERRPGFYARVLEPGDVGRGDDVTREAAPAGAPTVVDTFDLWFSEKPDRTTLERYLNYPLAVRLRAATEELLAKMDGGAARSG, encoded by the coding sequence ATGAGGGTCATCAGCGTAAATATCGGCCAGCCCACGGCCATGCATGTCGGCAACCGCGTGGCCGTATCGGGCATTCGCAAGCACCCGGTGCCAGGCCGGGTGGGCGTGACGGCGGCCGGACTCGGTGGCGACCACGTGCATGACCGCAAGCACCACGGCGGGCCGGATCAGGCCGTGTACGTGTATACCCGCGAGGACTATGACCACTGGAACGAACTGCTGGGCCGCACGCTGGAACCGGGCACTTTCGGCGAGAACCTGCTCGTTAGCGGGCTGGAATCGGCAGGCGTCGGGATTGGCGAGCGCTTCCGAATTGGCAAGGTGCTGCTGGAGGCCACCGCCGCGCGCATTCCCTGCGGCACCCTGGGGGCGCGAATGGACGACGCCGGCTTTGTCAAACGCTTTGCCCGGGAGCGCCGCCCCGGCTTCTACGCGCGGGTGCTGGAACCGGGCGACGTGGGCCGGGGCGACGACGTGACCCGCGAAGCTGCGCCTGCCGGAGCGCCGACGGTGGTGGACACCTTCGACTTGTGGTTTTCGGAAAAGCCAGACCGCACGACGCTGGAGCGCTACCTGAACTATCCGCTGGCGGTGCGGCTGCGGGCCGCCACTGAGGAACTGCTGGCAAAGATGGACGGCGGCGCGGCGCGGTCAGGCTAA